In Runella sp. SP2, the genomic window GACAGGAATAAGGGTAGTAGGGTAGTGGTATATTTCCCGTTGAACGTTGAATTTCATCAATGAATCAATGTACTGAGCAGCAGGAGTATTAGGCGTGAATCCTAAGCCAAAACCGTTGTGCTCTTGGTTAAATGCCCCAGCTAATAGCGTTTTACGGCGTTCGTTGATGGTGGGCCAATAATGCAACAAACTCAACCCCCAAATGCCAATTCCTACCACTAAAGCCACCTTGAAGTGGGTTTTCTTGGTTTGTTGGCGGTTCAATACAAGATAGAATCCATAAATGACCATCAAAAACAATGCAGGATAGATTTTGTAATTGCTGACAATCATGACAAAATATCCGAATCGAGGCCGCAGAAAAGCAATAATACTGGCATTGGCCAACAAATAGGTACTGACGCCCAACAGAAACAGCAGCGTCTCTTGATGGGCTAAAGTACGTTCTCGGAACAATTTCCACACCTTTACTAAGGCAACTAAGAGTATTGCTATCATGCCCATCCCGCCTATCGTTGGCAAGACAGACCGTTCAATTGTACTGCGGTCGGGGAAGAAATCGAACAAGCCCCCGATAAAAGTAAAAAATCCAAAAAAAGTCTGGTGAGGGTGCTGTAGAAAATAGCCAAAACTTGACTCGTTGTTCAAGGTTTGCATTCCTCTAAAATACAAAAAAACCGCAACTACGCCTGCTACTAACCACGTTAGGAGCAGTTTATAACGGCCTTGAAGAAACAAAATGATTATACCCGCTGGCCACACAAAAATGCCGTTGCTCATGGCAAAATTGGCACAAAACCCCGTTAATACTGCCCATCCAAACTGTTTTTTACTCAAAAGATAACAGGTGAGACTCACAAAGAAAATGACGGGTAAATGTTGGAGCGCCGTGATGGCCCACAGGCTAGTCATGTGGTATTGCAACTGAAACAAAAAGAAAAGAAGCGGAATAAGGTATTCCCACTCAATTTTTTGTTGCCGAAAAACCGCAATAAAAATAGCCAATGTCCCTAGCGTAAAACCAAATCCTAACCAGTGCAGAAAAGTGAAATTGAGTTCACCAAAAAGCCAATAATAAACCAATGCTCCCAGCTTACCAAAGATCATTCGGTGCTCATTGTTTGGCTGAAAAATGAGCTCTAGTTGGGTTGATAGGTCGGTGCTATTTACCCATTTACGCAAAAAGTCAGGAAAGGGGTCGAAGTCGTCGAACCAAGGCACATTGACGGAAAACTGGGCCAGTGTAACCACAAATAAGCCAATGGGTAAGGCCGCAAGAAGACCAAAAAGAACTTTACGCATCAGGGAGTGGCTTTAAGTACAACTGCTTTTTTACCAAAATACCCTCCCATGCACTTGCTCCACCAGTGTTTAGGGTCGGGATTGGCGTCGTCCAAATAAATTGATTGAGGCTTTGATTTTAAGGGAGCAACATAAACAGTATCCCCAGGGGTGCTTTCAATATAAGCGTAGCGGGCTTTTAATTCTTGGTCATAAGCAGCAGCACGTCCTCGTAGCCAGTCGCCATATACCATTCGTAAGTTGCTGCTAAAGAGCGTACTTACTAAAATAAGGAGTGCCAAAACGGCTTTGATAGAAGGCGGTAAATACCAATGTTGCGCGCCTAAAATTTGGTTGTTGTAGAGCCAATACAAGATAACAGAAAGTGTATAAAACCAGCCTAACAAAAAGTAAAAATAAACTGAGTTGATGACGCGAGGGGCAGGTTCAATTCCAATACCGTAGTAAGAAGGAAAAATTTGCACAAACAAAATGCCGAAATAAGTGAGTAAAATAACCCAAATAGGTACCCTGAAGTAAGGAATAGCGGTGGTATATTTGTCAAAAAGGCGAGGTAAAACCGCAATCCAAAGAATGGAAAATACTAAAAGTGGGGTTCTGAAAACCCAATCGATGCTAAGTTGTGCCAATTTTTTGAGTGACTGAATCGTCGAAAGGGTAAAATTTCGCCCTTCAGGGTTACCATTCATGCGGAGGACGTTGCCAGGGGAGGTAAAGAAAATATAGCACGAAAACACAGCGACGATGACCATAAAAAATGCCAAATTATCCCATTTGCGATGAATCACAAGTTGATACCCAAACCAACCTGCTACTAAAAGCACCATAATGGTGAGGTTAGTTTCGCTACAACCAATGACTGCAAATACCAAGAATCCAGCAAAAATGGCAGTGAGTTTTTGGCGCATCCCATTGGGCTGTTGGTACATACGTATCATTACCGTAAGCCAATACAAAGTAAGAATGTTAGGAACGGTATAAGTGACAAAAGCCGCCATCCAGTAAAAAGCCTCAACAATACTCATGATTTTGAGGATAAAGAGCAACATAATACCACCCGTAATGCCTAAAATACCCCAACGATTCCATTTGGCAAACAACTCTTTGCAAAGCGCAAATAAACTACCTGTAAGTCCCAACACAAGCAAAAAAGAAAGTAACTTAAAACCTCCCGCCCATTTGACCACCAACGGATTAGAGTGATTAAGAAGGATACCAAAGTATCTGCCCGTCCAACCTGTGTAATAAAAGTTCATGGCTTCAAAATAACCATACTTAAAGACCGTATCTATATAGCAATAATCATCGACGGGAGAGGGGTGATTATAAATAGACAACGCCAATAAGGGGAGGATTGCCACAGCAAGTAGCCCGACATTGAAGAGGTCTTGAAAAAGAGGTTGTTGTAGTTTTTTTAGCATTGAATGCTGCTGTTTTATGACGATAGCGAACGAATTTAATGAGTAGCGTCAGTTGTTACTTTTTCAATGATGTATCTTGGCCTTCCTTTGACTTCTTCGTAAATCTTTCCGACGTATTCCCCAATCAGCCCAAGGGCAATCATGTTGGCACCACTAAAAAAAGTCATCGGGAGTACAATCGACGTCCAACCTGCTACGGTACTTCCAAAAAGATACGAGACGCCAATATAAACCCCAATGCCCATTGCAATTAGGAAATTGAATACGCCAAAATAGAGCACCAATCGCATTGGAAAAGTGCTGAAAGAGGTGACGCCATTCCAGGCAAAAAGGAGCATTTTTTTGAGCGGGTATTTGGTTTCGCCTGCCTCACGTTCAAAACGTTTATAAAAAACTTTTTCCGAACGGAAACCAATGAGTGGAATAATACCCCTTAAAAATAAATTAACTTCCTTAAAATGGGAAAACTCCTCCAATATACGGCGATCCATAAGGCGGAAATCAGCGTGGTTGAATACCACAGGCACACCCATCCAACGCATGACTTTATAGAACCCTTCGGCGGTGGTACGCTTAAACCACGTATCAGAACTTCTGTCGTCACGCACGCCATAAACCACCATAGCCCCGTCGTGGTGTTGGTCGAGCATCTGACCAATGGCCTCTACATCATCTTGTAAGTCGGCATCGATTGTGACAAAGCAATCGAAATCCTGAATATGGTGCATCAAACCAGCTAATATAGCACTTTGATGGCCAAAATTTCGGGAAAGTTTAATCCCAATGGCGTGAGTGTCTGCCTTACAAATGTCGTCGATAAGTTGCCAAGTACGGTCACGGCTTCCATCGTTGACGTAACAAATTTTACTTTCAGGGGCAATTTTACCTTCTTGAACCAACCGAGTACGGTACTGCTGAAGCGTACGATGTGTTTTAGCAAGAATTTCTTCTTCGTTATAGCAGGGTACTACGAGTAATAATTTGGTTTGAGGCATTTGCGATAAATCAACAGTCATTGGAATTTGGCAAAAATACGGCACTTTCCATAACCGAGCGTCATTTAGGACAGAGATTTTATTTTTCGGGGGAAAAAAAGTTGGTTTTGGGTAGGTTGAATGGCTGGCTATATGAAGACGTTGTCCCCCAGTTTTTCGGAATTATTATGTAGCTATCGAACTTTTCTGTGGTTTTTGGGTTGAATGTATTGGCCTAAGTTTGTTTAAAATAAGTAAGTATTGAATCTCCAAAAGAAAATTGTTAGGATTTATTAACGACTTTCTTGTAAGATTTTAATATTTTGTACCACGTTTTCTACGAAATGTTTAACTTTCGGCCATAAATAGTTAGGTATAAACCAACCCTTGTATGTTTCTTCACCAAGTGGCTCACTACTTGCCAGAACAAGTAGTTGATAACGAACATTTTACTAAACTCAATGGGCTGTCTGATGAGTGGATAGTGCAGCGTACGGGCATTCAGCTCCGACGTAAGGCCGCCTCGGCCGAAAACTCCCACAGCATGGGGGTCGAAGCCGTAAAGTCATTATTGGATAAAATTCAAATTGATATATCAGAAATTGATTTAATCGTAGGTGCTACATATACTGCTTATGA contains:
- a CDS encoding DUF6056 family protein yields the protein MLKKLQQPLFQDLFNVGLLAVAILPLLALSIYNHPSPVDDYCYIDTVFKYGYFEAMNFYYTGWTGRYFGILLNHSNPLVVKWAGGFKLLSFLLVLGLTGSLFALCKELFAKWNRWGILGITGGIMLLFILKIMSIVEAFYWMAAFVTYTVPNILTLYWLTVMIRMYQQPNGMRQKLTAIFAGFLVFAVIGCSETNLTIMVLLVAGWFGYQLVIHRKWDNLAFFMVIVAVFSCYIFFTSPGNVLRMNGNPEGRNFTLSTIQSLKKLAQLSIDWVFRTPLLVFSILWIAVLPRLFDKYTTAIPYFRVPIWVILLTYFGILFVQIFPSYYGIGIEPAPRVINSVYFYFLLGWFYTLSVILYWLYNNQILGAQHWYLPPSIKAVLALLILVSTLFSSNLRMVYGDWLRGRAAAYDQELKARYAYIESTPGDTVYVAPLKSKPQSIYLDDANPDPKHWWSKCMGGYFGKKAVVLKATP
- a CDS encoding glycosyltransferase family 2 protein is translated as MTVDLSQMPQTKLLLVVPCYNEEEILAKTHRTLQQYRTRLVQEGKIAPESKICYVNDGSRDRTWQLIDDICKADTHAIGIKLSRNFGHQSAILAGLMHHIQDFDCFVTIDADLQDDVEAIGQMLDQHHDGAMVVYGVRDDRSSDTWFKRTTAEGFYKVMRWMGVPVVFNHADFRLMDRRILEEFSHFKEVNLFLRGIIPLIGFRSEKVFYKRFEREAGETKYPLKKMLLFAWNGVTSFSTFPMRLVLYFGVFNFLIAMGIGVYIGVSYLFGSTVAGWTSIVLPMTFFSGANMIALGLIGEYVGKIYEEVKGRPRYIIEKVTTDATH